CACTAGACACATACCTGGAACTGTCGCGCATCGGCAACAACATCAACCAACTGGCTAAAGCCACCAACACTGCCATTAAAATGCAGTTGCCACCGCCAGCATCACCAGAACTTTTACAAGAGTTACTAGAACTGCTACGACACTGCCAACGGGAAATAGCCAATACCTTCATCGAAGAATCGGACGAGGAAACAGATGATTGGCAACCAGACTAAAGGGCGAGGGTTTCGCGGACTGCTGAATTATTTGGAG
This is a stretch of genomic DNA from Nostoc sp. ATCC 53789. It encodes these proteins:
- a CDS encoding MobC family plasmid mobilization relaxosome protein, with amino-acid sequence MPKASSQSLVRTKMLQARFSPIEYEMIRSKAEDTGLSLGELTRRCMLLRPIPTPPPRLGRVTLDTYLELSRIGNNINQLAKATNTAIKMQLPPPASPELLQELLELLRHCQREIANTFIEESDEETDDWQPD